A genome region from Cervus canadensis isolate Bull #8, Minnesota chromosome 10, ASM1932006v1, whole genome shotgun sequence includes the following:
- the NPBWR2 gene encoding neuropeptides B/W receptor type 2, giving the protein MEATGLEGLESTGSPCPDSTGTSLSWDNGTRHNVTFPEPLPALYVLLPVVYSVICAVGLVGNAAVICVILRAPKMKTVTHVFILNLAIADGLFTLVLPTNIAEHLLQRWPFGEVLCKLVLAIDHCNIFSSVYFLAAMSIDRYLVVLATARSRRMPRRTVRRAKVASLCVWLGVTVAVLPFLTFAGVYNNELQVTSCGLSFPRPERAWFQASRIYTLVLGFVVPMCTLCVLYADLLRRLRALRLHSGAKALGKAKRKVSLLVLAVLAVGLLCWTPFHLASVVALTTDLPQTPLVIVVSYVVTSLSYTSSCLNPFLYAFLDHSFRKSLRTAFRCQGA; this is encoded by the coding sequence ATGGAGGCCACCGGGCTGGAGGGCCTGGAAAGCACAGGCTCCCCCTGCCCAGATAGCACAGGCACCAGCCTCTCATGGGACAATGGTACCAGACACAATGTCACCTTCCCCGAGCCGCTGCCTGCCCTCTATGTGCTGCTGCCGGTGGTATACTCTGTCATCTGTGCCGTGGGGCTGGTGGGCAATGCAGCCGTCATCTGTGTGATCCTGAGGGCGCCCAAGATGAAGACAGTGACCCACGTGTTCATCTTGAACCTGGCCATCGCCGACGGGCTCTTCACGCTGGTGCTGCCCACCAATATTGCTGAGCACCTGCTGCAGCGCTGGCCCTTTGGGGAGGTGCTCTGCAAGCTGGTGCTGGCCATTGACCACTGCAACATCTTCTCCAGCGTCTACTTCCTGGCCGCCATGAGTATAGACCGCTACCTGGTGGTTCTGGCCACGGCACGCTCCCGCCGCATGCCCCGGCGCACAGTCCGCAGGGCGAAGGTCGCCAGCCTGTGTGTCTGGCTGGGTGTCACGGTCGCAGTGCTGCCCTTCCTCACCTTCGCAGGCGTGTACAACAATGAGCTGCAGGTCACGAGCTGTGGGCTGAGTTTCCCACGGCCCGAGAGGGCCTGGTTCCAGGCGAGCCGCATCTACACGCTGGTGCTGGGCTTCGTGGTGCCCATGTGCACCCTCTGCGTGCTCTACGCAGACCTGCTGCGGAGGCTGCGGGCCCTGCGGCTCCACTCCGGGGCCAAGGCTCTGGGCAAGGCCAAGCGGAAGGTTAGCCTCCTGGTCCTGGCTGTGCTGGCCGTGGGCCTGCTCTGCTGGACACCCTTCCACCTGGCCTCAGTTGTGGCCCTGACCACAGACCTGCCCCAGACGCCGCTGGTCATCGTCGTCTCCTATGTGGTCACCAGCCTCAGCTACACCAGCTCCTGCCTCAACCCCTTCCTCTATGCCTTCCTGGATCACAGCTTCCGGAAGAGCCTCCGCACCGCATTTCGGTGCCAGGGGGCATAA